One Segnochrobactrum spirostomi genomic window carries:
- a CDS encoding ABC transporter ATP-binding protein translates to MVASTRSPEPHLAAETAPAAFQAERLTFSIDGRVLLHPLDLAVGPGRMIALIGHNGSGKSTLLKMLARQETPSGGRVLFGGRQTEAWATREFARAVAYLPQNPPEAIGLTVRELVMFGRYPWHGPLGRVTETDRAKVAEALDVTGMVVLADRLVETLSGGERQRAWLAVLIAQDTRYLLLDEPISALDISHQIEVLDLVRRLSRERGLGVLAVLHDINMAARFCDEIVALKGGRLVARGSPDEVVEAGTLAEIYGVAMDVLRPSPEAPPIAFVR, encoded by the coding sequence ATGGTTGCGAGCACCCGGAGCCCCGAGCCGCATCTCGCCGCGGAGACGGCGCCAGCCGCGTTCCAGGCCGAGCGTTTGACCTTCTCGATCGACGGGCGGGTGCTCCTGCATCCGCTCGATCTGGCGGTCGGCCCGGGCCGGATGATCGCCCTGATCGGCCACAACGGCTCGGGAAAGTCGACGCTTCTCAAGATGCTCGCCCGCCAGGAAACGCCGAGCGGGGGCCGGGTTCTGTTCGGCGGCCGGCAAACGGAGGCCTGGGCGACCCGCGAGTTCGCCCGCGCCGTCGCCTATCTGCCGCAGAATCCGCCGGAGGCGATCGGGCTCACCGTCCGGGAACTCGTGATGTTCGGCCGCTATCCCTGGCACGGGCCGCTCGGCCGCGTGACGGAGACGGACCGGGCCAAGGTGGCCGAAGCGCTCGACGTGACCGGCATGGTCGTGCTCGCCGACCGTCTCGTCGAAACCCTCTCTGGCGGCGAGCGTCAGCGGGCCTGGCTTGCCGTGCTGATCGCGCAGGACACCCGTTACCTGCTGCTCGACGAGCCCATCTCGGCGCTCGATATATCCCATCAAATTGAAGTGCTCGATCTCGTCCGGCGGCTGTCTCGGGAGCGTGGCCTCGGTGTCCTTGCGGTTCTGCACGACATCAACATGGCGGCGCGCTTCTGCGACGAAATCGTCGCGTTGAAGGGCGGCCGGCTCGTCGCCAGAGGCAGTCCGGACGAGGTGGTCGAGGCGGGCACCCTCGCCGAGATCTACGGCGTTGCGATGGACGTCCTGCGGCCCTCGCCCGAGGCGCCGCCGATCGCTTTCGTGCGGTGA
- a CDS encoding TonB-dependent siderophore receptor, protein MSRIGARSLARFALLGVAYFTDASGAFAQSTQTQADTGSASAAPAAAKTEAGALELETIDVQGQQTGSGNTSITADGYVPLKSTTGTKTNTPLIEVPQTISTVTRQNMDDRNVQNLVDALAYTPGVRVGAFGFDPRFDSFYVRGFDATYTGIYRDGLREQNGNFSIYKTEPYGLEGISVLQGPASALYGAGSPGGVIDLITKRPTATPIRDVWLQVGTDNRYQGQFDFAGAIPQDDRFTYRITGLLRQADTELASVPDDRAYIAPAFTWNIDEDTSFTFLSEYMHNKTGGNATYYMDADGQASGLPSGDSAFGDFVQDQYRVGYEFSHEFNDVFTARQNFRFARITAEADYTQIDSISEDGLTATRSTGQVGDAISTVAVDNQLEADFATWAIEHKVLTGVNYNFADGSDKIGFGAAPDLDLVSLNYGQQYIPAPGYNYLDVKQNQDQFGLYAQDQAKLGPWVLTFGGRQDWTRTTTNNMYTGANEQQSDRAFTGRVGLTYVTPWGIAPYASYSTSFAPLIGTNAEGQAFKPSTGEQQEVGVKYYPNGWNAVVTASLFNITQQNVLSPDPNNLAFQTQMGEVRSRGFEIEAQATLALGLSVTASYTYLDLEVTQGNPEYVGKQPSGIPPQSFSLWADYTIPSGTLEGLGAGGGVRYTGTSYGNDTNTFSNDPITLVDAAFHYDFGGINPKLKGLSAQINATNLLDENYTTCQAGYCYRGQGRSVIAGMRYQW, encoded by the coding sequence ATGTCGAGGATTGGTGCGCGCTCGCTGGCGCGATTCGCCCTGCTGGGGGTGGCTTATTTCACGGACGCAAGCGGGGCCTTCGCTCAATCGACGCAGACGCAGGCCGACACGGGCAGCGCATCGGCGGCGCCTGCCGCGGCCAAGACGGAGGCCGGCGCGCTGGAACTCGAGACCATCGACGTCCAGGGCCAGCAGACCGGATCCGGCAACACCTCGATCACCGCCGACGGCTATGTGCCGCTGAAGAGCACGACGGGCACGAAGACCAACACGCCCCTGATCGAAGTGCCGCAGACGATTTCGACGGTGACGCGCCAAAACATGGACGACCGCAACGTCCAGAATCTGGTGGACGCGCTGGCCTATACGCCGGGTGTCCGCGTCGGGGCGTTCGGCTTCGACCCGCGTTTCGATTCATTCTACGTCCGTGGTTTCGACGCCACCTATACCGGCATCTATCGCGACGGCCTGCGCGAGCAGAACGGCAACTTCTCTATCTATAAGACCGAGCCTTACGGGCTCGAAGGCATCTCGGTTCTCCAGGGACCGGCCTCCGCGCTCTACGGTGCCGGCTCGCCGGGCGGCGTGATCGACCTCATCACCAAGCGGCCGACGGCGACCCCGATCCGCGACGTCTGGCTGCAGGTCGGCACCGATAACCGCTACCAGGGCCAGTTCGATTTCGCCGGTGCCATCCCGCAGGACGACCGCTTCACTTATCGGATCACCGGCCTTCTGCGGCAGGCGGACACGGAGCTCGCGAGCGTGCCGGACGACCGCGCCTATATCGCGCCGGCCTTCACCTGGAACATCGACGAAGACACCAGCTTCACTTTCCTCAGCGAATATATGCACAACAAGACCGGCGGCAACGCGACCTATTACATGGACGCCGACGGTCAGGCGAGCGGCCTGCCGAGCGGCGATTCCGCCTTCGGTGACTTCGTTCAGGATCAATACCGCGTCGGCTATGAGTTCAGCCATGAATTCAACGACGTGTTCACGGCTCGGCAGAATTTCCGCTTCGCCCGTATCACGGCGGAAGCCGACTACACCCAGATCGATTCAATCTCGGAAGACGGCCTGACCGCGACCCGCTCGACGGGACAGGTCGGCGACGCCATCAGCACGGTCGCGGTCGACAATCAACTCGAGGCCGATTTCGCCACATGGGCGATCGAGCACAAGGTGCTGACCGGCGTGAACTATAATTTTGCCGACGGCAGCGACAAGATCGGCTTCGGAGCGGCCCCCGATCTCGACCTCGTCAGCCTCAATTATGGCCAGCAATATATCCCGGCACCGGGCTACAATTATCTCGACGTCAAGCAGAACCAGGATCAGTTCGGTCTCTATGCGCAGGACCAGGCGAAGCTCGGGCCCTGGGTGTTGACGTTCGGCGGGCGGCAGGATTGGACCCGCACCACGACCAACAACATGTACACCGGAGCCAACGAACAGCAGAGCGACCGCGCTTTCACCGGCCGCGTCGGCCTGACCTACGTGACGCCGTGGGGGATCGCCCCTTATGCGAGTTATTCGACCTCGTTCGCCCCGCTGATCGGCACCAATGCCGAAGGACAGGCCTTCAAGCCGTCGACAGGCGAGCAGCAGGAAGTCGGCGTCAAATATTACCCGAACGGCTGGAATGCGGTCGTCACCGCGTCGCTCTTCAACATCACTCAGCAGAACGTCCTGAGCCCAGATCCGAACAACCTCGCCTTCCAGACCCAAATGGGCGAGGTCCGCTCGCGCGGGTTCGAGATCGAGGCGCAGGCGACGCTCGCCCTCGGCCTCAGCGTCACGGCGTCCTATACCTACCTCGACCTCGAGGTGACGCAGGGCAACCCGGAATATGTCGGCAAGCAGCCCTCGGGTATCCCGCCGCAATCGTTCTCGCTGTGGGCGGACTACACCATTCCGAGCGGGACGCTCGAGGGGCTCGGGGCCGGCGGGGGTGTGCGCTATACAGGGACCTCCTACGGCAACGACACCAACACCTTCTCGAACGATCCGATCACTCTGGTGGACGCGGCGTTCCACTATGATTTCGGTGGCATCAATCCGAAACTCAAAGGTTTGAGCGCGCAGATCAACGCGACCAACCTGCTGGACGAAAACTACACGACCTGTCAGGCCGGCTATTGCTATCGCGGGCAGGGCCGGTCGGTGATCGCCGGCATGCGCTACCAATGGTGA
- a CDS encoding TIGR01459 family HAD-type hydrolase, which translates to MTYATGVIDIAGLIDRYDWLFVDQFGVLRGDDHVYEGARDALAALRDAGRKVIVLSNSGRSGRHNAERLARMGIGPDLYEAFVTSGDVARALLSGDASPIRLAPGKTCLTISTSGDTALAEALGLVPVSDAAAADLILIAGSQGETVTLEAYRDMLRPAAARGVVAVCTNPDLEKLTVTGTAPAAGAIAAEYEAMGGPVIRIGKPFRVMYEHAYALAGSPDPSRLACVGDSLLHDVKGAVDFGVDAVLTATGLSADLSPAALADQTERLGYAPRFLMPRGFRP; encoded by the coding sequence ATGACCTACGCGACCGGTGTGATCGACATTGCCGGATTGATCGATCGCTATGATTGGCTGTTCGTCGACCAGTTCGGCGTGCTGCGCGGCGACGACCATGTCTACGAGGGCGCGCGCGACGCGCTCGCAGCCCTGCGCGACGCCGGCCGCAAGGTGATCGTGCTGTCGAATTCCGGCCGCAGCGGCCGCCACAACGCGGAGCGTCTCGCTCGCATGGGCATCGGACCGGATCTCTACGAGGCCTTCGTCACCTCGGGCGACGTCGCGCGCGCCCTTTTGTCGGGTGACGCCTCGCCGATCCGGCTCGCCCCCGGCAAGACCTGTCTGACCATCTCGACGAGCGGCGACACGGCCCTTGCCGAGGCGCTCGGCCTTGTGCCCGTGAGCGACGCGGCCGCCGCCGACCTCATCCTGATCGCCGGCAGCCAGGGCGAGACCGTCACCCTTGAAGCCTACCGCGACATGCTACGCCCGGCGGCGGCGCGCGGCGTCGTGGCGGTGTGCACAAACCCGGACCTCGAGAAGCTGACGGTGACCGGCACCGCACCCGCGGCCGGCGCCATCGCGGCCGAATACGAGGCGATGGGCGGGCCGGTCATCCGCATCGGCAAGCCGTTCCGCGTGATGTACGAGCACGCCTACGCCCTCGCCGGATCGCCCGACCCGAGCCGCCTCGCCTGCGTCGGCGACAGCCTCCTGCACGACGTCAAAGGCGCCGTCGATTTCGGCGTCGACGCGGTCCTTACGGCGACCGGCCTCTCGGCCGACCTGAGCCCGGCCGCGCTCGCCGATCAGACCGAACGGCTCGGCTACGCCCCGCGCTTCCTGATGCCGCGCGGCTTCAGGCCGTAG
- a CDS encoding ABC transporter substrate-binding protein, with protein sequence MIELDRRSVLAALAGLGLGPARAAESGRRIAVLDYGLAQTMLALGVAPIAIAEAGEWLKWVGAPPLPAEIVDLGTDREINLEVLAAVKPDLVLSTPYLEQLTALIAPIAPVVSLPIYSDARAPLRLSVEAARRIGAITDRADAAVRLVAEADAKFAVLRSRFAARPQAPLLLVNFVDERHLRVYGGASLYQDVLDRVGLANAWARPTNDWGFATIGLEALADFPEARLIVFEPIGPDIRAVLARGPLWSRLPLVKAGRVSIVPTVLMFGTLPSATRFADILDATLPEAAG encoded by the coding sequence ATGATTGAACTCGATCGGCGCAGCGTGCTCGCTGCGCTGGCGGGCCTCGGTCTTGGACCCGCGCGCGCGGCCGAGTCCGGGCGGCGCATCGCCGTGCTCGATTATGGGCTCGCCCAAACGATGCTCGCTCTCGGCGTCGCACCGATCGCCATCGCCGAGGCGGGGGAATGGCTCAAGTGGGTCGGGGCGCCGCCGTTGCCGGCCGAAATCGTCGATCTTGGCACCGACCGCGAGATCAACCTCGAAGTCCTCGCTGCGGTGAAGCCGGACCTCGTGCTCTCGACCCCCTATCTCGAGCAACTCACGGCCTTGATCGCGCCGATCGCCCCGGTCGTCTCGCTCCCGATCTACAGCGACGCGCGGGCGCCGCTGCGGCTCTCCGTCGAGGCGGCGCGGCGGATCGGGGCGATCACCGACCGCGCGGACGCCGCCGTACGTCTCGTCGCCGAGGCGGATGCGAAGTTCGCGGTGCTCCGGTCGCGGTTCGCGGCGCGGCCGCAAGCCCCGCTTCTCCTCGTCAATTTCGTCGATGAGCGGCATCTGCGCGTCTATGGCGGCGCGAGCCTCTATCAGGATGTGCTCGACCGGGTGGGGCTCGCCAACGCCTGGGCGCGGCCGACCAACGATTGGGGTTTCGCGACGATCGGGCTGGAGGCGCTCGCCGATTTCCCCGAGGCGCGGCTGATCGTGTTCGAGCCGATCGGACCGGATATCCGCGCGGTGCTCGCCCGTGGTCCGCTCTGGTCGCGTCTGCCCCTCGTCAAAGCCGGGCGCGTGTCCATCGTGCCGACGGTGCTGATGTTCGGCACGCTGCCGTCGGCGACGCGCTTCGCGGACATCCTGGACGCCACCCTTCCGGAGGCTGCGGGATGA
- the fhuB gene encoding Fe(3+)-hydroxamate ABC transporter permease FhuB encodes MSIATLPFGSSRRSAVWGPIALAGGLGLLAIVATVMSLASALPMVRWPAALAAPDLDDIGQAVVVFSVLPRVAVALLAGAGLALAGTLLQQVLRNPLAEPATLGIAAGAHLALALATLFAPVLLVFGRDAVALGGAALATAAVLGLSWRHGFAPVHVVLAGLVVGLYCGASAALLVLLHERYLEGLFLWGAGSLVQQDWTATVALLPRLIVVAGFVAVLARPFAMLDLGDEAARGVGLPVARVRFAGLALAVALTGFVVASIGVIGFIGLIAPTLARLTGARTFRMRLWTAPLIGAALLWLTDQLVQRLSGAGGELLPAGAVTALLGAPLLFWMLPRLRFEPPRAAVAGPVLRRAGRGRVLGLAAALALVTIFALVVGRTPDGHWGTAFGDLAAWERALPWRWPRIVAALAAGTMLALAGTLLQRLTANPMASPEVLGISSGAAFGLLAVLLLVADLGRLGQFAAACCGALVALLAILALNRRSSFAPERVLIAGLALGALLDALVGVLMASGDPRALRMLNWLAGSTYGVDGHAALMALGLALVLAAVAPLLARWLDLMPLGARTASAVGVDVARARGAVLLVAAALTAGGTLAVGPLSFVGLMAPHLARRLGFRRAGGEIAGAALVGAALMVAADWLGRVIDFPRQMPAGLVAAVIGAPLLMVLLRGRRR; translated from the coding sequence ATGAGTATCGCAACGCTGCCGTTCGGATCGTCCCGCCGCTCCGCGGTGTGGGGGCCGATCGCACTCGCCGGCGGGCTCGGCCTGCTGGCGATCGTGGCGACGGTGATGTCGCTGGCGTCGGCGCTGCCGATGGTGCGGTGGCCCGCCGCCCTCGCTGCGCCGGACCTCGACGATATAGGCCAGGCTGTCGTTGTCTTCAGCGTCTTGCCGCGGGTCGCCGTCGCCCTTCTCGCCGGAGCTGGGCTCGCGCTCGCCGGCACGTTGCTGCAGCAGGTGCTGCGCAATCCCCTCGCCGAGCCCGCGACGCTCGGGATTGCCGCGGGGGCGCATCTCGCCCTTGCCCTCGCGACCTTGTTCGCGCCGGTCCTCCTCGTGTTCGGGCGCGATGCCGTCGCCCTCGGCGGTGCGGCGCTCGCGACCGCTGCCGTGCTCGGCCTTTCCTGGCGGCACGGTTTCGCGCCGGTGCACGTCGTGCTCGCCGGCCTGGTTGTCGGGCTCTATTGCGGGGCGAGCGCGGCACTGCTCGTGCTCCTGCACGAGCGCTATCTCGAAGGGCTCTTTCTCTGGGGGGCCGGCTCGCTGGTCCAGCAGGACTGGACCGCGACCGTCGCCCTCCTGCCGCGCCTCATCGTCGTCGCGGGCTTCGTCGCGGTGCTCGCTCGTCCTTTCGCCATGCTCGATCTCGGGGACGAGGCGGCCCGCGGCGTCGGCCTGCCGGTCGCGCGGGTCCGCTTCGCCGGGCTTGCGCTCGCCGTCGCCCTGACGGGTTTCGTCGTGGCCTCGATCGGCGTCATCGGCTTCATCGGTCTCATCGCGCCGACCCTCGCCCGGCTCACGGGCGCGCGCACTTTCCGGATGCGCCTGTGGACCGCGCCGCTCATCGGCGCGGCGCTGCTCTGGCTCACCGACCAACTCGTCCAGCGCCTCTCCGGTGCGGGGGGCGAGCTCTTGCCCGCGGGCGCGGTGACGGCGCTCCTCGGCGCCCCGCTGCTGTTCTGGATGTTGCCGCGCCTTCGCTTCGAACCGCCGCGGGCCGCGGTCGCCGGACCTGTGCTCCGCCGTGCCGGCCGCGGGCGGGTCCTCGGCCTCGCCGCCGCCCTCGCCCTCGTCACGATCTTCGCGCTCGTCGTCGGCCGCACGCCGGACGGACATTGGGGAACGGCGTTCGGCGACCTTGCGGCGTGGGAGCGGGCCTTGCCCTGGCGCTGGCCCCGGATCGTGGCGGCGCTCGCGGCCGGCACGATGCTCGCCCTCGCCGGCACGCTGCTCCAGCGCTTGACGGCCAATCCCATGGCGAGCCCGGAAGTGCTCGGCATCTCCTCGGGCGCCGCCTTCGGGCTACTCGCCGTGCTCCTCTTGGTCGCCGATCTCGGCAGGCTCGGACAGTTCGCGGCGGCCTGCTGCGGCGCGCTCGTCGCACTCCTCGCCATCCTCGCCTTGAACCGGCGATCCTCCTTCGCGCCCGAACGCGTCCTGATCGCCGGGCTCGCGCTCGGGGCGCTCCTCGACGCTCTTGTCGGCGTCCTGATGGCGAGCGGCGATCCGCGGGCGCTGCGCATGCTCAATTGGCTTGCCGGTTCGACCTACGGGGTCGACGGCCACGCTGCCCTGATGGCGCTCGGCCTCGCACTCGTTCTGGCGGCTGTCGCCCCCTTGCTCGCGCGCTGGCTCGACCTGATGCCGCTCGGCGCACGCACGGCATCGGCCGTCGGCGTCGATGTGGCGCGGGCGCGGGGGGCCGTGCTTCTCGTCGCGGCGGCGCTCACCGCCGGCGGCACCCTGGCCGTCGGACCCTTGAGCTTCGTCGGGCTGATGGCGCCCCATCTCGCCCGCCGCCTCGGCTTCCGCCGCGCCGGCGGGGAAATCGCCGGAGCCGCACTCGTGGGGGCGGCGCTGATGGTGGCGGCGGACTGGCTCGGCCGCGTGATCGATTTTCCGCGCCAGATGCCGGCGGGTCTCGTCGCGGCGGTGATCGGCGCCCCGCTCTTGATGGTTCTGCTCCGGGGACGGCGCCGATGA
- a CDS encoding sigma-54-dependent Fis family transcriptional regulator yields MGMKMFPESVASARRNFFQHGEPVGALVPDSILRSWRRCADHGLDTARLPRLEPLTSAELRQAAGPSERLRRLSRPELEALYSDALATGCVVILTDADGLILESLGSADFAARAAQVALRPGVPWAETTTGTNAVGTALVEGRPIAVHGGEHYFEPHAILSCSAAPIYDPFGRLVGALDLSGPAAVDHRHALGLVQLAIEQIEHRFFEDGFGGREVLRFQADPALVGTSREGIFVFEDDRLVAANRVGLALVDRDWTALGTDRTDDLFRTFSKRAARSATPERLVDVRGRALFGRLDGARTAMVAGHALPRPAPRDVTPVLGETVEGGVRRAVRLLDADVPILIHGETGTGKEMIAREIHHRCGRSAKPFIAVNCAAIPESLIESELFGYEEGAFTGARRQGRKGLLREADGGVLFLDEIGDMPLALQARLLRVLQEREVVPLGGGRPVKVDFALVCATHRDLKAMAESGAFRADLYFRIAHDTLELPALRALPDRLPLVRELWRRLVGDGRFVLSADCEARLAAFSWPGNFRQLAGTLKVLAALAEPDEPVSVAMLPAEIARVDGPVPTRSDSAFADPKAPLARDGSLEGVTIEHMRRTLEACGGNVSAAARKLGINRSTLYRRVLGN; encoded by the coding sequence ATGGGGATGAAGATGTTCCCCGAGTCCGTCGCGAGCGCGCGGCGGAACTTCTTCCAGCACGGCGAGCCGGTCGGCGCGCTGGTGCCGGACTCCATTCTGCGCTCGTGGCGGCGGTGCGCTGATCACGGCCTCGATACGGCGCGTTTGCCCCGGCTGGAGCCGCTCACCTCCGCCGAGCTGCGTCAGGCCGCCGGCCCATCCGAGCGGCTGCGCCGGCTCAGCCGCCCCGAACTCGAGGCGCTCTATTCGGACGCGCTCGCGACAGGCTGCGTCGTAATCCTGACGGACGCGGACGGGCTTATCCTGGAAAGCCTCGGCAGTGCCGATTTCGCCGCCCGCGCCGCGCAGGTGGCGTTGCGCCCCGGCGTTCCCTGGGCGGAGACGACGACCGGCACCAATGCGGTCGGCACCGCTCTCGTGGAAGGCCGGCCGATCGCCGTCCATGGCGGCGAACATTATTTCGAGCCCCACGCCATCCTGAGCTGCTCCGCCGCCCCGATCTACGATCCGTTCGGCCGCCTCGTCGGCGCGCTCGATCTCTCGGGGCCGGCGGCGGTCGATCACCGCCACGCCCTCGGCCTCGTCCAACTCGCCATCGAGCAGATCGAGCACCGCTTCTTCGAGGACGGGTTCGGCGGCCGCGAGGTGCTGCGGTTCCAGGCCGATCCGGCTCTGGTCGGGACGTCGCGCGAGGGCATCTTCGTCTTCGAGGATGATCGGCTCGTCGCGGCGAACCGGGTCGGGCTCGCACTCGTCGATCGCGATTGGACGGCGCTCGGAACCGACCGCACCGATGATCTGTTCCGCACCTTCTCTAAACGTGCGGCCAGGAGCGCGACGCCGGAACGTCTCGTGGATGTCCGAGGCAGGGCCCTGTTCGGCCGTCTCGATGGTGCGCGCACCGCGATGGTCGCCGGCCATGCCCTACCGCGCCCGGCGCCCCGCGATGTCACTCCTGTGCTGGGCGAGACGGTCGAAGGGGGCGTGCGTCGAGCGGTTCGCCTCCTCGACGCCGACGTGCCGATCCTGATCCACGGCGAGACCGGCACCGGCAAGGAGATGATCGCGCGCGAAATTCACCATCGCTGCGGCCGGTCGGCCAAGCCGTTCATCGCCGTCAATTGCGCGGCGATCCCGGAATCCCTCATCGAATCCGAGCTGTTCGGCTACGAGGAGGGGGCCTTCACGGGCGCCCGCCGGCAGGGGCGCAAGGGCTTGCTGCGCGAAGCCGACGGTGGCGTGCTCTTTCTCGACGAGATCGGCGACATGCCGCTCGCCCTCCAGGCGCGGCTGTTGCGCGTGCTCCAGGAACGCGAGGTCGTTCCGCTCGGCGGCGGCCGGCCGGTGAAGGTCGATTTCGCCCTCGTCTGCGCCACCCACCGGGATCTCAAGGCGATGGCCGAGAGCGGTGCTTTCCGGGCGGACCTCTATTTCCGCATTGCCCACGACACCCTGGAACTGCCGGCGCTGCGGGCGCTCCCGGACCGCCTGCCGCTGGTGCGCGAGCTGTGGCGTCGTCTGGTCGGCGACGGGCGCTTCGTGTTGTCCGCTGACTGCGAGGCGCGCCTTGCGGCATTCTCTTGGCCGGGCAATTTCCGCCAGCTCGCCGGCACGCTCAAGGTTCTCGCCGCCTTGGCCGAGCCCGACGAGCCGGTGTCCGTCGCGATGCTGCCGGCCGAGATCGCCCGCGTGGACGGCCCAGTGCCCACGCGGTCGGACTCCGCCTTCGCCGATCCCAAGGCGCCGCTCGCCCGCGACGGCTCCCTCGAAGGGGTGACGATCGAGCATATGCGGCGCACTCTGGAGGCCTGCGGCGGCAACGTCTCGGCCGCAGCCCGCAAGCTCGGCATCAACCGCAGCACCCTGTACCGGCGTGTCCTCGGGAATTGA
- the fhuF gene encoding siderophore-iron reductase FhuF: protein MTGSPQQPMPIRAALEELFQGELEPYARMMLFSADPRGGLSCAALRDPVVLDERLAHFGAAFPGADRRAVASFWSQYYFAVLTIPLGLSMVVLGRMPDPALETTDLVWDPSGGGPSAIRFRDERGTPERPVTDLFETMIEAHLAPMIAAIAAHAGLAPKLLWSNVAGYFEWIVQEMHRRRSELTLAARGAAIDEAVAFFDCAVLPSGTRNPLLKPVRYVEEGGEIVRRRRICCLRHMLPGVGGCGATCPVPEGRGATA, encoded by the coding sequence ATGACGGGCTCGCCGCAGCAACCGATGCCGATCCGTGCCGCGCTCGAGGAGCTTTTCCAGGGCGAGCTGGAACCCTACGCACGGATGATGTTGTTCAGCGCCGATCCGCGCGGCGGCCTCTCCTGCGCCGCCTTGCGCGATCCGGTCGTCCTCGACGAACGTCTCGCACATTTCGGGGCCGCTTTCCCCGGCGCCGATCGCCGTGCGGTCGCCTCCTTCTGGTCGCAATATTATTTCGCCGTGCTGACCATCCCGCTTGGGCTCTCGATGGTGGTGCTCGGCCGCATGCCGGACCCCGCTCTGGAGACGACGGATCTCGTCTGGGATCCGTCCGGCGGCGGTCCGAGCGCGATCCGCTTTCGCGACGAGCGGGGCACGCCCGAACGCCCGGTCACCGATCTTTTCGAGACGATGATCGAGGCCCATCTCGCGCCGATGATCGCGGCCATCGCGGCTCATGCCGGGCTCGCACCGAAACTTCTTTGGAGCAACGTCGCCGGCTATTTCGAGTGGATCGTGCAGGAGATGCATCGCCGTCGCAGCGAGCTGACGCTCGCGGCGCGCGGCGCGGCGATCGACGAAGCCGTCGCCTTCTTCGATTGCGCGGTCCTGCCGTCGGGCACGCGCAATCCGCTGTTGAAGCCCGTGCGCTATGTCGAGGAGGGGGGCGAGATCGTGCGCCGCCGCCGCATCTGCTGCCTGCGCCACATGCTGCCGGGCGTCGGCGGCTGCGGGGCGACCTGCCCTGTGCCGGAGGGTCGGGGCGCTACGGCCTGA